Proteins encoded by one window of Lathyrus oleraceus cultivar Zhongwan6 chromosome 1, CAAS_Psat_ZW6_1.0, whole genome shotgun sequence:
- the LOC127137952 gene encoding histone-lysine N-methyltransferase ATXR7 isoform X3, which translates to MEMSCPSNVNSNVPMCSTSAVNISDSNQSLRGFVQQHVFVSGWMYVNEHGQMCGPYIKEQLYEGLTSGFLPFELPVYPVINGTITNPVPLNYFQQYPDHVCTGFAYMGMNFSDTTMSTNGSSSRDMTIYGQDRSFEPAALMAVNTNSKSVSQSNVNDCTKESNHLNLNSEAFRRIISCQMSGGECCWLYEDNKGMKQGPHSISELISWHHHGYLEDSTVISHFDNKYGSFVLLAAVNALKGDISGTICGSDSKSNGVGDVMNLNCEISEDISSQLHMGVMKAARRVVLDGIIGDIISEFVTEKKCKNQKLKSSNRTSETCTLDSKMMNNGTSIPPSEPASSHFLDDQACHEISRPSSMSVKAVGSIENFWWSYSVVRKALFDYCLQVMWNAVFFDTVTEYLFSWRKRKYWSHPKPLSTVNESKDYVKKIKSEALVLRPGSSICNVDADIQSGVMATERGCHPELFISANNLKSRNMAEGQRVSCSYDNSKVLTCILERVENDLHFSAKVSLADYVLSVVEKEVNLVIPFLEKDKFSEVDDSNCHISEMLTSKTSVKEILNDKSVDPVKNIDSICTSSPGNRMSNVFSKAFQELCGHLNDVVDEEEFGDMPPGFEKNSQIIFPPYNSKFRPSRIVECNPKITEYVAVALCRQKLHDEVLEKWKLSILDSTFKQVLMSSCTIKKNFQSRGHEKRKSFGANKEHLNNATSGLGKRKEGSKSSGVRLLDGKHTYQRKKLPRKEFCSFQPVVEDDLGPGKKPLANLWKHVSGDVNESSEVKITAIKGGKTKMIKGKKDAFSKSGSSFNVDNSSPNDQLSLKNKTSQKALKFAHTVQNGVMDIMKFNEKRPSASSKSRSFNFDNSSPTDQLSLKNKTSQTALKFAHTVQNGVMDIMKFNEKRPSASSKSRSSFNVDNSSPSDQLSLKNKTSQTALKFAHTVQNGVMDIMKFNEKKPSASSKSWSSFNVDNSLPSDQLSLKNITSQKVVKLAHTVQNGVTDIMKFNEKRLSASTDNIVGMKVAKRNNSDVTIHRKTTGHISRDKLSVTNKVSKPKRKHQTDGVTSPHPAKVLKISNRGSNLRASKQVTEALKESAISKSLDLCPKSNGCSRTSINGWEWHKWSLSASPACRARVRGLPRFQNKCRNSENISSQVSNGKGLSARTNRVKLRNLLAAAEGADLLKVPQLKARKKRLCFQRSKIHDWGLVALEPIEAEDFVIEYIGELIRPRISDIRELQYEKMGIGSSYLFRIDDGHVVDATMKGGIARFINHSCEPNCYTKVISFEGQKKIFIYAKRHINAGEEITYNYKFPLEEKKIPCNCGSKKCRRSLN; encoded by the exons ATGGAGATGAGCTGCCCGTCAAATGTTAATAGTAATGTCCCCATGTGTTCTACTAGCGCAGTTAATATTTCAGACTCGAACCAGAGTTTACGTGGCTTTGTGCAACAGCATGTTTTTGTGAGTGGATGGATGTATGTGAATGAACATGGACAAATGTGTGGTCCATATATTAAGGAGCAATTATATGAGGGGCTAACTTCAGGTTTCTTGCCATTTGAGCTTCCTGTGTATCCTGTAATCAATGGCACAATAACGAATCCTGTACCATTGAATTATTTCCAACAGTATCCTGACCATGTTTGCACCGGGTTTGCATACATGGGTATGAATTTCTCAGACACAACGATGTCTACTAATGGCTCCTCTTCTCGGGATATGACAATATATGGGCAAGATAGATCTTTTGAGCCTGCTGCTCTTATGGCTGTTAACACAAATTCAAAGTCTGTTTCACAGTCAAATGTCAATGACTGCACTAAGGAATCCAATCACTTGAATTTAAACTCAGAGGCATTCAGGAGGATTATTTCTTGTCAGATG TCGGGAGGAGAATGTTGTTGGCTTTATGAGGATAATAAGGGTATGAAACAAGGGCCGCATTCCATTTCAGAATTGATTTCCTGGCACCACCATGGATATCTTGAAGATTCAACAGTG ATCTCCCATTTTGACAATAAGTATGGAAGCTTTGTGTTGTTGGCCGCTGTAAATGCATTGAAAGGAGATATATCTGGAACCATTTGTGGATCAGATTCCAAAAGCAATGGGGTCGGTGATGTGATGAACTTAAATTGTGAAATATCCGAAGACATTTCTTCCCAATTGCACATGGGTGTAATGAAAGCTGCCCGAAGAGTTGTGCTAGATGGGATTATTGGCGATATCATTTCAGAATTTGTTACTGAAAAGAAATGCAAGAACCAAAAGCTCAAGTCTTCCAATCGAACTTCTGAAACTTGCACGTTGGACAGTAAAATG ATGAACAATGGTACTTCCATTCCTCCTAGTGAGCCTGCATCTTCCCATTTTTTGGACGACCAGGCTTGTCATGAAATTTCCAGACCATCTTCAATGAGTGTTAAGGCAGTTGGAAGCATTGAAAATTTTTGGTGGTCATATTCTGTTGTTCGTAAAGCACTTTTTGATTATTGCTTGCAAGTCATGTGGAATGCAGTGTTTTTTGACACGGTAACAGAGTACTTATTTTCCTGGAGGAAGAGGAAATATTGGTCTCATCCTAAGCCTCTATCAACTGTTAATGAATCTAAAGATTATGTTAAAAAGATTAAATCAGAAGCT TTGGTTCTCAGGCCAGGTTCCTCTATATGCAATGTTGATGCTGATATCCAGTCTGGCGTGATGGCGACAGAAAGAGGCTGTCATCCTGAGTTGTTTATATCTGCTAATAACCTCAAAAGCCGAAACATGGCCGAAGGTCAAAGAGTTTCATGCAGTTATGATAATTCTAAAGTTTTGACATGCATTCTTGAACGCGTGGAGAACGATCTTCACTTCTCTGCAAAGGTGTCTCTTGCTGATTACGTTCTAAGTGTTGTTGAAAAGGAAGTAAACCTAGTAATTCCTTTCCTAGAAAAAGATAAATTCAGTGAG GTTGATGATAGTAACTGCCATATCTCAGAGATGCTTACAAGTAAAACATCAGTTAAAGAAATTCTTAATGACAAGTCTGTCGATCCTGTGAAAAATATAGACTCAATTTGCACGTCTTCACCTGGAAACCGAATGTCTAATGTTTTCTCAAAAGCATTTCAAGAATTGTGTGGACATTTAAATGATGTGGTTGATGAAGAGGAGTTTGGTGACATGCCACCTGGATTTGAAAAGAACTCTCAAATAATATTCCCTCCCTACAACTCAAAATTTCGACCTTCAAGAATAGTTGAATGTAATCCCAAGATTACAGAGTATGTTGCAGTTGCACTGTGCAGACAGAAGCTGCATGATGAAGTCTTAGAGAAGTGGAAGTTGTCAATTCTTGATTCTACATTTAAACAGGTTCTTATGTCATCATGTACCATAAAGAAGAATTTTCAGTCTCGTGGTCATGAG AAGAGGAAGTCATTTGGTGCAAATAAGGAACATTTGAATAATGCTACTTCTGGACTGGGAAAAAGGAAGGAAGGCTCAAAAAGTTCTGGAGTTCGTCTGTTGGATGGAAAGCATACATATCAACGTAAGAAGCTACCACGGAAAGAGTTTTGCTCCTTTCAGCCTGTTGTAGAAGATGATTTAGGGCCAGGGAAGAAGCCTCTGGCGAACTTATGGAAACATGTTTCTGGAGATGTGAATGAGAGTTCAGAAGTTAAAATAACTGCTATTAAAGGTGGAAAGACTAAGATGATTAAAGGGAAGAAGGATGCATTTTCTAAGAGCGGGTCTTCTTTCAATGTCGATAATAGCTCACCCAATGATCAATTATCCTTGAAGAATAAAACTAGCCAGAAAGCATTGAAGTTTGCGCATACAGTTCAAA ATGGTGTTATGGATATTATGAAGTTTAATGAAAAGAGGCCATCAGCATCTTCTAAGAGCAGGTCTTTCAATTTTGATAATAGCTCACCCACTGATCAATTATCCTTGAAGAATAAAACTAGCCAGACAGCATTGAAGTTTGCGCATACAGTTCAAA ATGGTGTTATGGATATTATGAAGTTTAATGAAAAGAGGCCATCAGCATCTTCTAAGAGCAGGTCTTCTTTCAATGTTGATAATAGCTCACCCAGTGATCAATTATCCTTGAAGAATAAAACTAGCCAGACAGCATTGAAGTTTGCGCATACAGTTCAAA ATGGTGTTATGGATATTATGAAGTTCAATGAAAAGAAGCCATCAGCATCTTCTAAGAGCTGGTCTTCTTTCAATGTTGATAATAGCTTACCCAGTGATCAATTATCCTTGAAGAATATAACTAGCCAGAAAGTAGTAAAGCTTGCACATACAGTTCAAA ATGGTGTTACAGATATTATGAAGTTTAATGAAAAGAGGCTATCGGCATCAACTGATAATATTGTTGGTATGAAAGTAGCTAAAAGAAATAACTCTGATGTCACCATTCACAGGAAGACAACTGGTCATATCTCTAGAGATAAACTAAGTG TGACAAATAAAGTGTCAAAACCAAAAAGGAAGCATCAAACAGACGGTGTTACATCCCCACATCCTGCTAAGGTTTTGAAAATTTCAAATAGGGGGTCTAATCTGAGAGCTAGCAAACAAGTAACTGAGGCACTGAAGGAATCTGCCATATCCAAGTCATTGGATTTATGTCCTAAATCTAATGGATGTTCTAGGACTTCTATTAATGGGTGGGAATGGCATAAATGGTCACTAAGTGCTAGTCCTGCATGTAGAGCACGCGTCAGGGGTCTTCCACGTTTTCAAAACAAGTGCAGAAATTCTGAAAACATTTCATCCCAGGTGTCAAATGGTAAGGGTCTTTCTGCAAGAACCAATAGAGTGAAATTGCGTAACCTTCTTGCTGCAGCTGAGGGTGCAGATCTTCTGAAAGTGCCTCAATTGAAG GCACGAAAAAAGCGATTATGTTTTCAAAGGAGCAAGATACACGATTGGGGTCTTGTTGCCTTAGAGCCAATAGAAGCAGAGGACTTTGTGATTGAATATATTGGAGAATTAATTCGTCCTCGG ATATCTGATATTCGTGAGCTTCAATATGAGAAAATGGGAATTGGAAGCAGTTACCTTTTCAGAATTGATGATGGACACGTG GTTGATGCTACAATGAAAGGAGGGATTGCAAGATTTATCAACCATTCTTGTGAG CCCAACTGTTACACAAAGGTTATATCTTTTGAGGGTCAAAAGAAGATTTTCATATATGCAAAGCGGCATATAAATGCCGGTGAAGAAATTACATACAATTATAAGTTTCCCTTGGAGGAGAAAAAGATTCCCTGCAATTGTGGTTCCAAAAA GTGTCGCAGATCATTGAATTAA
- the LOC127137952 gene encoding histone-lysine N-methyltransferase ATXR7 isoform X7, which translates to MEMSCPSNVNSNVPMCSTSAVNISDSNQSLRGFVQQHVFVSGWMYVNEHGQMCGPYIKEQLYEGLTSGFLPFELPVYPVINGTITNPVPLNYFQQYPDHVCTGFAYMGMNFSDTTMSTNGSSSRDMTIYGQDRSFEPAALMAVNTNSKSVSQSNVNDCTKESNHLNLNSEAFRRIISCQMSGGECCWLYEDNKGMKQGPHSISELISWHHHGYLEDSTVISHFDNKYGSFVLLAAVNALKGDISGTICGSDSKSNGVGDVMNLNCEISEDISSQLHMGVMKAARRVVLDGIIGDIISEFVTEKKCKNQKLKSSNRTSETCTLDSKMMNNGTSIPPSEPASSHFLDDQACHEISRPSSMSVKAVGSIENFWWSYSVVRKALFDYCLQVMWNAVFFDTVTEYLFSWRKRKYWSHPKPLSTVNESKDYVKKIKSEALVLRPGSSICNVDADIQSGVMATERGCHPELFISANNLKSRNMAEGQRVSCSYDNSKVLTCILERVENDLHFSAKVSLADYVLSVVEKEVNLVIPFLEKDKFSELLQVDDSNCHISEMLTSKTSVKEILNDKSVDPVKNIDSICTSSPGNRMSNVFSKAFQELCGHLNDVVDEEEFGDMPPGFEKNSQIIFPPYNSKFRPSRIVECNPKITEYVAVALCRQKLHDEVLEKWKLSILDSTFKQVLMSSCTIKKNFQSRGHEKRKSFGANKEHLNNATSGLGKRKEGSKSSGVRLLDGKHTYQRKKLPRKEFCSFQPVVEDDLGPGKKPLANLWKHVSGDVNESSEVKITAIKGGKTKMIKGKKDAFSKSGSSFNVDNSSPNDQLSLKNKTSQKALKFAHTVQNGVMDIMKFNEKRPSASSKSRSFNFDNSSPTDQLSLKNKTSQTALKFAHTVQNGVMDIMKFNEKRPSASSKSRSSFNVDNSSPSDQLSLKNKTSQTALKFAHTVQNGVTDIMKFNEKRLSASTDNIVGMKVAKRNNSDVTIHRKTTGHISRDKLSVTNKVSKPKRKHQTDGVTSPHPAKVLKISNRGSNLRASKQVTEALKESAISKSLDLCPKSNGCSRTSINGWEWHKWSLSASPACRARVRGLPRFQNKCRNSENISSQVSNGKGLSARTNRVKLRNLLAAAEGADLLKVPQLKARKKRLCFQRSKIHDWGLVALEPIEAEDFVIEYIGELIRPRISDIRELQYEKMGIGSSYLFRIDDGHVVDATMKGGIARFINHSCEPNCYTKVISFEGQKKIFIYAKRHINAGEEITYNYKFPLEEKKIPCNCGSKKCRRSLN; encoded by the exons ATGGAGATGAGCTGCCCGTCAAATGTTAATAGTAATGTCCCCATGTGTTCTACTAGCGCAGTTAATATTTCAGACTCGAACCAGAGTTTACGTGGCTTTGTGCAACAGCATGTTTTTGTGAGTGGATGGATGTATGTGAATGAACATGGACAAATGTGTGGTCCATATATTAAGGAGCAATTATATGAGGGGCTAACTTCAGGTTTCTTGCCATTTGAGCTTCCTGTGTATCCTGTAATCAATGGCACAATAACGAATCCTGTACCATTGAATTATTTCCAACAGTATCCTGACCATGTTTGCACCGGGTTTGCATACATGGGTATGAATTTCTCAGACACAACGATGTCTACTAATGGCTCCTCTTCTCGGGATATGACAATATATGGGCAAGATAGATCTTTTGAGCCTGCTGCTCTTATGGCTGTTAACACAAATTCAAAGTCTGTTTCACAGTCAAATGTCAATGACTGCACTAAGGAATCCAATCACTTGAATTTAAACTCAGAGGCATTCAGGAGGATTATTTCTTGTCAGATG TCGGGAGGAGAATGTTGTTGGCTTTATGAGGATAATAAGGGTATGAAACAAGGGCCGCATTCCATTTCAGAATTGATTTCCTGGCACCACCATGGATATCTTGAAGATTCAACAGTG ATCTCCCATTTTGACAATAAGTATGGAAGCTTTGTGTTGTTGGCCGCTGTAAATGCATTGAAAGGAGATATATCTGGAACCATTTGTGGATCAGATTCCAAAAGCAATGGGGTCGGTGATGTGATGAACTTAAATTGTGAAATATCCGAAGACATTTCTTCCCAATTGCACATGGGTGTAATGAAAGCTGCCCGAAGAGTTGTGCTAGATGGGATTATTGGCGATATCATTTCAGAATTTGTTACTGAAAAGAAATGCAAGAACCAAAAGCTCAAGTCTTCCAATCGAACTTCTGAAACTTGCACGTTGGACAGTAAAATG ATGAACAATGGTACTTCCATTCCTCCTAGTGAGCCTGCATCTTCCCATTTTTTGGACGACCAGGCTTGTCATGAAATTTCCAGACCATCTTCAATGAGTGTTAAGGCAGTTGGAAGCATTGAAAATTTTTGGTGGTCATATTCTGTTGTTCGTAAAGCACTTTTTGATTATTGCTTGCAAGTCATGTGGAATGCAGTGTTTTTTGACACGGTAACAGAGTACTTATTTTCCTGGAGGAAGAGGAAATATTGGTCTCATCCTAAGCCTCTATCAACTGTTAATGAATCTAAAGATTATGTTAAAAAGATTAAATCAGAAGCT TTGGTTCTCAGGCCAGGTTCCTCTATATGCAATGTTGATGCTGATATCCAGTCTGGCGTGATGGCGACAGAAAGAGGCTGTCATCCTGAGTTGTTTATATCTGCTAATAACCTCAAAAGCCGAAACATGGCCGAAGGTCAAAGAGTTTCATGCAGTTATGATAATTCTAAAGTTTTGACATGCATTCTTGAACGCGTGGAGAACGATCTTCACTTCTCTGCAAAGGTGTCTCTTGCTGATTACGTTCTAAGTGTTGTTGAAAAGGAAGTAAACCTAGTAATTCCTTTCCTAGAAAAAGATAAATTCAGTGAG TTGCTGCAGGTTGATGATAGTAACTGCCATATCTCAGAGATGCTTACAAGTAAAACATCAGTTAAAGAAATTCTTAATGACAAGTCTGTCGATCCTGTGAAAAATATAGACTCAATTTGCACGTCTTCACCTGGAAACCGAATGTCTAATGTTTTCTCAAAAGCATTTCAAGAATTGTGTGGACATTTAAATGATGTGGTTGATGAAGAGGAGTTTGGTGACATGCCACCTGGATTTGAAAAGAACTCTCAAATAATATTCCCTCCCTACAACTCAAAATTTCGACCTTCAAGAATAGTTGAATGTAATCCCAAGATTACAGAGTATGTTGCAGTTGCACTGTGCAGACAGAAGCTGCATGATGAAGTCTTAGAGAAGTGGAAGTTGTCAATTCTTGATTCTACATTTAAACAGGTTCTTATGTCATCATGTACCATAAAGAAGAATTTTCAGTCTCGTGGTCATGAG AAGAGGAAGTCATTTGGTGCAAATAAGGAACATTTGAATAATGCTACTTCTGGACTGGGAAAAAGGAAGGAAGGCTCAAAAAGTTCTGGAGTTCGTCTGTTGGATGGAAAGCATACATATCAACGTAAGAAGCTACCACGGAAAGAGTTTTGCTCCTTTCAGCCTGTTGTAGAAGATGATTTAGGGCCAGGGAAGAAGCCTCTGGCGAACTTATGGAAACATGTTTCTGGAGATGTGAATGAGAGTTCAGAAGTTAAAATAACTGCTATTAAAGGTGGAAAGACTAAGATGATTAAAGGGAAGAAGGATGCATTTTCTAAGAGCGGGTCTTCTTTCAATGTCGATAATAGCTCACCCAATGATCAATTATCCTTGAAGAATAAAACTAGCCAGAAAGCATTGAAGTTTGCGCATACAGTTCAAA ATGGTGTTATGGATATTATGAAGTTTAATGAAAAGAGGCCATCAGCATCTTCTAAGAGCAGGTCTTTCAATTTTGATAATAGCTCACCCACTGATCAATTATCCTTGAAGAATAAAACTAGCCAGACAGCATTGAAGTTTGCGCATACAGTTCAAA ATGGTGTTATGGATATTATGAAGTTTAATGAAAAGAGGCCATCAGCATCTTCTAAGAGCAGGTCTTCTTTCAATGTTGATAATAGCTCACCCAGTGATCAATTATCCTTGAAGAATAAAACTAGCCAGACAGCATTGAAGTTTGCGCATACAGTTCAAA ATGGTGTTACAGATATTATGAAGTTTAATGAAAAGAGGCTATCGGCATCAACTGATAATATTGTTGGTATGAAAGTAGCTAAAAGAAATAACTCTGATGTCACCATTCACAGGAAGACAACTGGTCATATCTCTAGAGATAAACTAAGTG TGACAAATAAAGTGTCAAAACCAAAAAGGAAGCATCAAACAGACGGTGTTACATCCCCACATCCTGCTAAGGTTTTGAAAATTTCAAATAGGGGGTCTAATCTGAGAGCTAGCAAACAAGTAACTGAGGCACTGAAGGAATCTGCCATATCCAAGTCATTGGATTTATGTCCTAAATCTAATGGATGTTCTAGGACTTCTATTAATGGGTGGGAATGGCATAAATGGTCACTAAGTGCTAGTCCTGCATGTAGAGCACGCGTCAGGGGTCTTCCACGTTTTCAAAACAAGTGCAGAAATTCTGAAAACATTTCATCCCAGGTGTCAAATGGTAAGGGTCTTTCTGCAAGAACCAATAGAGTGAAATTGCGTAACCTTCTTGCTGCAGCTGAGGGTGCAGATCTTCTGAAAGTGCCTCAATTGAAG GCACGAAAAAAGCGATTATGTTTTCAAAGGAGCAAGATACACGATTGGGGTCTTGTTGCCTTAGAGCCAATAGAAGCAGAGGACTTTGTGATTGAATATATTGGAGAATTAATTCGTCCTCGG ATATCTGATATTCGTGAGCTTCAATATGAGAAAATGGGAATTGGAAGCAGTTACCTTTTCAGAATTGATGATGGACACGTG GTTGATGCTACAATGAAAGGAGGGATTGCAAGATTTATCAACCATTCTTGTGAG CCCAACTGTTACACAAAGGTTATATCTTTTGAGGGTCAAAAGAAGATTTTCATATATGCAAAGCGGCATATAAATGCCGGTGAAGAAATTACATACAATTATAAGTTTCCCTTGGAGGAGAAAAAGATTCCCTGCAATTGTGGTTCCAAAAA GTGTCGCAGATCATTGAATTAA